A stretch of the Vibrio aquimaris genome encodes the following:
- the norR gene encoding nitric oxide reductase transcriptional regulator NorR, whose protein sequence is MQDISVSTLIDMTIGLATGHNEQERFHKLLDAIRKAIQCDSVALLSLQGDTLVPLAIQGLTRDTLGRRFVVSEHPRLEAICASKVAVRFDASCNLPDPFDNLLMDYEGDLPMHSCMGLPLLYADKLLGVLALDSLTPNVFDQIPTRSLDALSAIVASTLKVAMTVNQLEQQAKQTQQRFEELNEDAWEREGGEIIGASPKMLSLKSDIEVVAPSHFNILINGETGVGKELVARSIHHQSNRRKQPLVYVNCAAIPENLVESELFGHVKGAFTGADKSRLGKFALADRGTLFLDEIGELPLSAQSKILRALQNNEIQPVGQDKVETIDVRVLAATNRDLPEEVKEGRFRADLYHRLSVYPISVPALRHRDGDVTLLAGYFLEQARRKLGIVQIKLNKEAQYLLSRYNWPGNVRELEHVINRAALKARARANNAKLISVSIEDIGELHAMPIESSAVQTSQLFNMSESLVSKGLRESTEDFQRQLITHALTEAEFNWAKAARQLKTDRANLTRLAKRLGLTVTKQHKISTH, encoded by the coding sequence ATGCAAGACATTTCTGTCTCTACTCTAATCGATATGACCATTGGCCTTGCAACAGGCCATAATGAACAAGAGCGATTCCACAAATTGCTCGACGCAATACGTAAAGCTATCCAATGTGATAGTGTCGCACTACTCTCACTTCAGGGAGATACTCTTGTGCCACTGGCCATCCAAGGGTTAACAAGAGACACTCTTGGGCGCCGATTTGTGGTTAGTGAACACCCTCGCCTTGAAGCAATATGTGCATCTAAAGTGGCCGTCCGCTTTGACGCAAGCTGTAACCTGCCCGATCCCTTCGATAATCTGCTTATGGATTACGAGGGCGATCTTCCAATGCACTCATGTATGGGACTGCCGTTGCTCTACGCTGATAAATTACTCGGAGTTCTGGCTCTAGACAGCCTAACGCCTAATGTGTTCGACCAAATACCGACTCGCAGCCTAGACGCGCTGTCAGCTATCGTTGCATCAACTCTTAAAGTTGCCATGACTGTGAATCAGCTTGAGCAACAAGCAAAACAAACTCAACAAAGATTTGAAGAACTCAATGAAGATGCGTGGGAAAGAGAAGGAGGGGAAATCATCGGTGCTAGCCCAAAGATGCTATCACTAAAATCCGATATAGAAGTCGTTGCCCCTTCTCATTTCAATATTCTTATCAATGGTGAAACTGGTGTGGGCAAAGAGTTAGTTGCTAGGAGCATTCACCACCAGTCTAATCGACGTAAACAGCCTTTGGTATATGTCAACTGTGCGGCTATTCCTGAAAACCTCGTAGAAAGTGAGCTATTTGGCCATGTCAAAGGAGCTTTTACTGGTGCAGATAAATCAAGATTAGGAAAATTTGCCCTTGCGGATCGTGGTACTCTTTTTTTAGATGAAATCGGCGAACTTCCACTCAGCGCACAAAGTAAAATCCTAAGAGCATTGCAAAACAATGAGATACAGCCCGTTGGTCAAGATAAGGTCGAAACAATAGACGTTCGAGTCTTAGCTGCGACTAACAGGGATCTTCCAGAAGAGGTGAAGGAAGGAAGATTTAGAGCTGATCTATATCATCGTCTCAGCGTGTACCCAATTAGTGTTCCAGCACTTCGCCACCGAGACGGGGATGTCACTCTACTCGCTGGCTATTTCTTAGAGCAAGCAAGACGAAAACTTGGGATAGTTCAAATCAAACTCAACAAAGAAGCTCAGTATCTACTGTCTCGCTACAACTGGCCTGGTAATGTTCGTGAGTTAGAGCATGTCATTAATCGCGCAGCATTGAAAGCTCGAGCAAGAGCGAATAACGCTAAATTGATTTCAGTTTCAATTGAAGACATAGGCGAATTACATGCTATGCCAATAGAGTCTTCTGCCGTACAAACGTCGCAATTGTTTAATATGTCAGAGTCACTGGTATCCAAAGGGCTGCGCGAATCGACAGAAGATTTCCAACGACAACTTATCACTCATGCTCTTACGGAGGCCGAATTTAATTGGGCTAAAGCAGCTCGACAGCTCAAAACAGACAGAGCCAACCTGACTCGACTTGCCAAACGACTCGGCTTGACGGTGACAAAGCAGCATAAGATAAGTACTCATTGA
- a CDS encoding glutaredoxin family protein, with product MKFVRWLLGRLILLFNFIFSPKGLKRSDQDQQAVDEKAKTLALYQFEACPFCVKVRRAMKRQSVNIELRDAKASSQYRKELELGGGRVKVPCLRIEIDGKVKWMYESSDIVAYLEKEFA from the coding sequence ATGAAGTTTGTTCGCTGGTTATTAGGCCGCCTTATCCTGCTATTTAATTTTATTTTTTCTCCCAAAGGACTCAAACGCTCTGACCAAGACCAACAGGCAGTCGACGAAAAAGCCAAAACATTGGCCCTTTATCAATTCGAAGCCTGCCCTTTTTGTGTCAAAGTCCGTAGAGCAATGAAACGCCAATCGGTCAATATTGAGCTACGTGATGCCAAAGCAAGTTCACAATACAGGAAAGAACTTGAACTTGGAGGAGGAAGAGTCAAAGTTCCCTGTCTAAGAATAGAAATAGATGGCAAAGTAAAATGGATGTACGAGTCGTCCGATATCGTCGCGTATTTGGAAAAAGAATTCGCGTAG
- a CDS encoding HAD family hydrolase: protein MEVVALNIHQIKAIVFDLDNTLVSSNLDFNWLRAQIGCPKEIDLLTFIEQLNCSQSAAAANQIVLKHELDDANHSTPMQGCHDLLGFIEKHSLHTAIITRNCFEASLRKAEHNNLNISRIISREHFPPKPAPDSLLSLADEWGLDSHQILYVGDYVYDLQAASNANMPSCLVTHGKANTFSHQASVTVTELDELLSLLLDHQVSRPPLD, encoded by the coding sequence ATGGAAGTAGTGGCTTTAAATATCCATCAAATCAAAGCGATCGTTTTTGATTTAGATAACACACTAGTAAGCTCAAATCTTGATTTTAACTGGCTAAGAGCACAAATTGGTTGTCCAAAAGAGATTGATTTACTGACATTTATTGAACAACTCAATTGCTCTCAGTCAGCAGCGGCTGCGAATCAAATAGTACTCAAGCATGAACTTGATGATGCCAACCATTCAACACCCATGCAAGGTTGCCATGACCTGCTTGGGTTTATTGAAAAGCACAGCCTGCACACTGCAATCATCACGCGAAATTGTTTCGAAGCATCCTTGCGTAAAGCCGAGCATAATAACTTAAATATTTCGCGTATCATAAGTCGAGAACACTTCCCTCCTAAACCTGCCCCAGATTCCTTGTTATCACTAGCAGATGAATGGGGCTTAGACTCACACCAGATTCTTTATGTGGGCGATTATGTTTACGATTTGCAAGCAGCTAGCAATGCGAATATGCCCTCATGCCTGGTTACTCATGGCAAAGCCAACACATTCTCTCATCAAGCATCAGTGACGGTCACTGAGTTAGACGAGCTGCTTTCGCTATTGCTCGATCACCAAGTGAGTCGGCCACCTCTTGACTAA
- a CDS encoding DMT family transporter, whose product MASNNHHPIQGASWMLTAGLAFALVNSLAQVASIKFGLTSTTVAFVQYAIALVVILPYLLSLGIRESLQTNHLGWHIFRVFLSVIGIQLWLWALAYPVPIWQGIALLMTSPLFATIGSGLFLKEQVGIARWGATLSGFIGAMLILEPWADDFSLAALLPIGAAFFWACYSLMVKKLSSNDSPSTMVVYLLILITPFNLLLAIPEWHTPEGGLIWLVLIGAGALTALAQWAIVKAYSVADASFVQPFDHAKLPLNVLAGWIVFSWVPPGRLWLGAAIIIASVAFITQWESKNLAK is encoded by the coding sequence ATGGCTTCAAACAACCACCATCCTATACAGGGCGCGAGCTGGATGCTCACCGCAGGTTTAGCATTTGCTTTGGTCAATAGCCTTGCCCAAGTTGCCAGTATTAAGTTTGGACTAACTTCGACTACTGTCGCCTTTGTTCAATATGCGATAGCGCTAGTGGTGATTCTTCCTTATCTTTTAAGCTTGGGCATACGCGAGTCTTTGCAAACCAATCACCTCGGCTGGCATATATTTCGTGTTTTTCTTTCCGTCATTGGTATCCAACTCTGGCTATGGGCTTTGGCTTATCCGGTACCTATTTGGCAAGGTATCGCTCTACTGATGACATCTCCGCTGTTTGCAACGATAGGCTCAGGCCTGTTTCTAAAAGAACAAGTAGGGATAGCGAGATGGGGCGCAACATTATCTGGCTTTATCGGTGCTATGTTAATCTTAGAGCCTTGGGCTGATGACTTTAGCTTGGCTGCATTACTCCCTATTGGTGCAGCATTCTTCTGGGCGTGTTACTCCTTGATGGTAAAGAAACTGTCCTCCAATGACTCGCCATCGACTATGGTGGTTTATTTGCTTATTTTAATCACACCATTTAACCTCCTGCTTGCAATCCCCGAGTGGCACACACCAGAAGGTGGTTTAATATGGCTAGTACTCATTGGCGCAGGGGCACTAACCGCTTTAGCTCAATGGGCAATAGTCAAAGCCTATTCTGTTGCCGATGCCTCGTTTGTTCAGCCTTTTGACCATGCAAAGTTGCCTCTAAATGTCTTAGCAGGCTGGATCGTGTTTAGCTGGGTTCCGCCTGGAAGGCTGTGGTTAGGAGCCGCTATTATTATTGCATCTGTTGCTTTTATCACTCAATGGGAATCAAAAAATCTCGCGAAGTGA
- a CDS encoding glutaredoxin domain-containing protein — MTEPIKLTLYRWGGSWGPFSVKIPCGECTLTKDILKDTFENELADVPVELEVKDWLSHWWEPLKVGAWHAPILMVEGKVVSQGEALNRGILVQSVIKEWTMRDTLKGNIVYGKATCPYCVKAKKLLDDAGVEYQYHDVVKDSAALYRMIPEVKAIIGEKTPVTVPQIWLDGQYIGGADNLPAWLEDKGLNKVPDNVVNMENNQSSAN, encoded by the coding sequence ATGACAGAACCAATCAAATTAACACTATATCGCTGGGGTGGAAGCTGGGGACCATTTAGCGTTAAAATTCCATGCGGAGAATGTACGCTAACTAAAGATATTCTCAAAGATACCTTTGAGAATGAATTAGCCGATGTTCCCGTCGAGCTAGAGGTTAAAGACTGGCTATCTCATTGGTGGGAACCACTAAAAGTAGGTGCTTGGCATGCGCCAATCCTAATGGTGGAAGGAAAAGTAGTCAGCCAAGGCGAAGCATTAAACCGCGGAATATTAGTGCAATCTGTCATAAAAGAGTGGACTATGCGTGACACGCTTAAAGGCAACATTGTTTATGGAAAAGCAACCTGTCCATACTGTGTAAAAGCCAAGAAATTACTTGATGATGCTGGTGTTGAATACCAGTACCACGATGTGGTCAAAGATAGCGCAGCGCTATATAGAATGATTCCCGAAGTCAAAGCAATCATAGGTGAAAAAACGCCAGTTACTGTGCCACAGATTTGGCTTGATGGTCAATACATTGGAGGGGCAGATAACCTGCCGGCATGGCTTGAAGATAAAGGGCTAAACAAAGTGCCAGATAATGTGGTTAATATGGAAAATAACCAAAGTTCTGCAAATTAA